From Domibacillus sp. DTU_2020_1001157_1_SI_ALB_TIR_016, a single genomic window includes:
- a CDS encoding YqgQ family protein, translated as METIFDVQQLLKRYGVFVYIGNRVADLQLMELELKELYQSQLIEPKEYQMALLILRQHIAIEKEKEKEKEQGK; from the coding sequence ATGGAAACGATTTTTGATGTACAGCAGCTGCTGAAAAGATACGGTGTTTTCGTTTATATCGGCAATCGGGTAGCAGATTTACAATTAATGGAGCTGGAACTGAAAGAACTGTATCAGTCTCAGCTGATAGAGCCAAAAGAATATCAAATGGCGCTGCTTATATTACGACAGCATATTGCAATTGAAAAAGAAAAAGAAAAAGAAAAAGAACAGGGGAAATGA
- a CDS encoding ROK family glucokinase — MAEKRLAAFDIGGTTVKLAFLTTEGEIIRKWSIPTDRTDKGSRIVADIARSFYKELKADGLTTADVLAAGVGAPGPADPVLGTISGAVNIGWPNGYPLKQLLEEAIELPVFIENDANCAALGEMWKGAGGGAGDVVCITLGTGVGGGVVSKGMIITGVNGAAGEIGHITVVTENGFPCNCGKRGCLETVASATGIVNLYKQQGKDAPDARTVFEQAAAGDAAAQYAVDRCAFYLGLAVGNIANTLNPAKIVIGGGVSEAGAALMQPLEKYVREFTFPRAMDVLALQKAQLGNDAGVIGAAYLAKVMSVS; from the coding sequence ATGGCAGAGAAACGGCTCGCTGCTTTTGATATTGGCGGCACAACGGTTAAATTAGCTTTTTTAACAACAGAGGGAGAAATCATACGAAAATGGTCGATTCCAACCGACCGTACGGACAAAGGAAGTAGAATAGTAGCAGATATTGCCCGTTCTTTTTATAAAGAATTAAAAGCAGATGGATTAACGACTGCCGATGTGCTCGCAGCAGGAGTGGGGGCACCGGGTCCTGCTGATCCAGTATTGGGGACGATTTCTGGTGCGGTAAATATCGGCTGGCCGAATGGATACCCTCTAAAACAGCTTCTAGAAGAAGCGATTGAATTGCCTGTTTTTATTGAAAACGATGCAAACTGTGCTGCACTTGGCGAAATGTGGAAAGGTGCAGGAGGAGGCGCAGGCGACGTAGTTTGCATTACACTTGGCACAGGTGTCGGCGGCGGCGTTGTGTCAAAGGGAATGATTATTACAGGAGTAAATGGAGCGGCAGGAGAAATCGGCCACATTACGGTTGTAACAGAAAATGGATTCCCTTGTAACTGCGGCAAGCGCGGCTGTCTTGAAACAGTAGCTTCTGCAACAGGAATTGTTAATTTGTACAAACAACAAGGCAAAGACGCGCCTGATGCACGCACAGTATTCGAACAAGCTGCGGCTGGAGATGCGGCAGCGCAATATGCGGTTGACCGCTGTGCTTTTTATTTAGGTCTTGCGGTTGGAAACATTGCTAACACCTTGAACCCAGCTAAGATTGTAATTGGCGGCGGCGTTTCAGAAGCAGGTGCTGCTCTTATGCAGCCTTTGGAGAAATACGTAAGAGAGTTCACGTTCCCACGGGCGATGGATGTGCTTGCACTTCAAAAAGCACAGCTTGGCAACGATGCCGGTGTGATCGGTGCAGCTTACTTAGCAAAAGTAATGTCAGTTTCATAA